One stretch of Lasioglossum baleicum unplaced genomic scaffold, iyLasBale1 scaffold0065, whole genome shotgun sequence DNA includes these proteins:
- the LOC143219744 gene encoding uncharacterized protein LOC143219744: protein MSMLVKTMDEYHEWHRSYIESLQCCINYLSSAKDELSGSMKSSLTSTMCRMKTLNVSLHKRISSPHTGRGLYDRGGARASTLRWENVESAFKSRISTGIVINVEHIDPKQFLQHAKRMVTGRVTEFLNVHSSLKASVTLEAEFMQHTNEVSVKSFGTRNVALFRTSNLRQWYQRDVVPTILTSLEEFQERDSGWALSKILHLIVNFSKYQPLQAGCTTETYLPRTIQLKKAVVNVNNKDEACFFWAVVVGLYPAKTTTNPLRLSSYPHYKTVLQTEGFQSPMLFKDIRKFERKNDVSINVFEWVRKKCVTLHLTEKKRRRHVNLLFIQNAAKTHGHFACIRNLSRLVSSQLSKKKNHKHICDRCLQYFPTLERLNIHTIDCERMYDCALTLPTSEDKWLHFKNFVNKEQTPFIIYADLECLLLPEEQEGEDRAARVQYQQHHAFSIGYYIHCRYDESLCEYQVYRDKAGCAAWFANRLYELSQKLQPLFDKTVPMNPLTEAEKLNFRTATHCHVCEKTFEENDIRVRDHCHFTGAYRGPAHNECNLSYQSSYVIPVVFHNLSGYDAHFIIKELANSFEGRTDVLPLTKEKYISFTKNVSIERQPGEERKYVKFLKFRFIDSFKFLNSSLDKLSSYLDKNKLRIVRGEFTHLSNDDFNLLTRKGVFPYDYLASYDKLNDTCLPPREAFYNRLNGSEISDVDYLHANTVWSRFTIQTLGEYSDLYLKLDVLLLADVFENFRDDCLENYKLDPAHYFTLPGFAWDVMLKMTKIELELFTDVDMLLFVERGIRGGLSQCSHRYAYANNKYLSTHDSSKPSTYLMYFDVNNLYGWAMSQPLPHRDFRWVEDIDNFNIESIPIDSPVGYILEVDLEYPREIHDAHADLPFCPSHDAATSSSQRKLLMKKLLVKFYKPIYVGMSILDISKFHLYTFHYEYMYPKFQQNCKILYTDTDSLIYEITCDDAYETLLKRDIHRYDTSNYTVNNVYGVPIANKKQLGLMKDENGGKIMTEFIGK from the exons ATGTCAATGCTGGTGAAAACTATGGACGAGTATCACGAATGGCATCGCTCGTACATCGAGTCTCTGCAGtgctgcatcaattatctatccaGTGCAAAGGATGAATTGTCGGGAAGCATGAAATCTAGTTTAACATCAACTATGTGTCGTATGAAAACTTTAAACGTTTCATTGCACAAACGTATTTCCTCGCCGCACACCGGTAGAGGTTTATATGATCGCGGCGGTGCGAGAGCCTCGACGCTCCGTTGGGAAAATGTCGAGTCGGCATTTAAAAGTCGCATATCGACTGGCATCGTTATCAACGTGGAACATATCGAtcctaaacaatttttacaacatgCGAAACGAATGGTTACAGGGCGcgttacagaatttttaaacgtaCATTCATCGCTGAAAGCTAGCGTGACGTTGGAGGCAGAATTCATGCAACACACCAACGAGGTTTCCGTGAAAAGTTTCGGCACGCGAAACGTTGCATTGTTTCGGACAAGCAATCTACGACAGTGGTATCAGAGAGACGTTGTGCCAACGATTTTGACATCGTTGGAAGAGTTTCAAGAgcgagacagcgggtgggcACTGTCGAAGATACTGCATTTGATTGTGAACTTTAGCAAATACCAGCCATTGCAAGCCGGCTGCACCACTGAAACCTACTTGCCTCGAACGATTCAGCTGAAAAAAGCGGTCGTGAATGTGAATAACAAGGATGAGGCATGCTTTTTTTGGGCGGTCGTGGTTGGTCTCTATCCGGCCAAGACAACAACAAATCCATTGCGTTTATCATCATATCCACACTACAAAACAGTGCTTCAAACCGAAGGTTTTCAATCGCCTATGCTGTTCAAAGACATTCGaaaatttgaacgaaaaaaCGATGTTTCCATAAACGTGTTCGAATGGGTGCGCAAGAAATGTGTAACACTTCATTTGACTGAGAAGAAACGGAGAAGACATGTCAATTTGCTGTTTATCCAGAATGCTGCAAAGACGCACGGCCATTTCGCATGTATACGAAATTTGTCAAGATTGGTTTCATCACAGCTTAGCAAGAAGAAAAATCATAAACATATTTGTGATCG GTGCCTGCAATATTTCCCTACGCTGGAGAGATTAAACATTCATACAATCGACTGTGAACGAATGTATGATTGTGCTCTGACGCTTCCAACGAGCGAAGATAAGTGGTtacactttaaaaattttgtaaacaaaGAACAGACACCATTCATTATCTATGCTGACTTGGAGTGTCTGCTGCTGCCTGAGGAACAGGAGGGAGAAGACCGTGCAGCACGCGTACAATATCAACAACACCACGCGTTTAGTATAGGATACTATATACATTGTCGCTACGATGAATCGCTGTGCGAGTATCAGGTTTATCGTGATAAAGCGGGATGCGCTGCATGGTTTGCAAACAGGTTGTACGAGCTGAGTCAGAAATTACAGCCGCTATTTGATAAAACGGTGCCAATGAATCCACTAACTGaagcagaaaaattaaattttcgtacAGCCACACATTGTCATGTCTGTGAGAAAACGTTTGAGGAAAACGATATACGAGTGCGTGATCATTGTCATTTCACGGGCGCATATCGTGGTCCAGCTCATAACGAATGCAATTTAAGCTATCAATCTTCGTACGTGATACCAGTGGTTTTCCATAATTTATCAGGCTACGATGCACATTTCATcataaaagaattagcaaattcGTTCGAGGGACGGACAGACGTGTTACCATTGACGAAAGAGAAGTATATCTCATTCACAAAAAACGTTTCCATCGAGAGACAGCCGGGTGAAGAACGAAAGTATGTAAAGTTCTTGAAATTTCGCTTCATCGACTCATTCAAGTTCTTGAACTCAAGTCTGGACAAGCTGTCATCGTATTTagacaaaaataaattacgcaTCGTACGAGGTGAATTTACACATCTTTCTAACGATGATTTCAATCTGTTGACCAGAAAAGGCGTGTTTCCATACGACTATCTGGCATCGTACgataaattaaatgatacatGTTTACCACCGCGCGAAGCATTTTACAATCGGTTAAATGGTAGTGAGATATCCGACGTCGATTACCTTCATGCAAATACTGTTTGGTCGCGTTTCACTATACAAACGCTAGGAGAGTACAGTGATTTATATCTAAAATTGGATGTATTGTTGTTGGcggatgttttcgaaaattttcgcgatgACTGTCTCGAGAATTACAAGCTTGATCCAGCACATTATTTcacgctccccggtttcgcgtGGGATGTGATGTTGAAAATGACGAAGATTGAATTGGAGTTGTTCACCGACGTCGATATGCTGTTGTTCGTGGAGCGAGGAATACGTGGTGGATTGAGCCAATGTTCTCACAGATATGCATATgcaaacaacaaatatttgtCTACCCACGATTCGAGTAAACCATCCACCTACTTAATGTATTTTGACGTGAATAATTTGTATGGTTGGGCCATGTCGCAACCTCTACCGCACAGAGACTTTCGATGGGTGGAGGATATTGATAATTTCAACATTGAATCCATTCCAATCGATAGCCCTGTAGGATACATTTTGGAGGTTGATTTAGAGTATCCACGCGAAATTCACGATGCTCACGCAGATCTTCCATTTTGTCCAAGTCACGATGCAGCAACCAGCTCGAGTCAAAGAAAGTTGCTG ATGAAAAAGCTGCTCGTTAAATTTTACAAGCCCATCTACGTAGGCATGTCCATATTGgatatatcaaaatttcatttatacacTTTTCATTACGAGTACATGTATCCAAAATTCCAGCAAAATTGTAAGATTTTATACACGGACACGGATAGTCTGATATATGAAATCACTTGCGATGACGCGTACGAGACGCTGCTGAAACGTGATATCCATCGATATGACACCAGTAATTATACAGTGAACAACGTTTACGGTGTTCCGATTGCAAACAAGAAACAACTAGGATTGATGAAGGATGAGAATGGTGGTAAAATCATGACAGAGTTC ATTGGGAAGTAG